In Xyrauchen texanus isolate HMW12.3.18 chromosome 35, RBS_HiC_50CHRs, whole genome shotgun sequence, one DNA window encodes the following:
- the sall4 gene encoding LOW QUALITY PROTEIN: sal-like protein 4 (The sequence of the model RefSeq protein was modified relative to this genomic sequence to represent the inferred CDS: inserted 1 base in 1 codon; deleted 2 bases in 1 codon; substituted 1 base at 1 genomic stop codon) — MRISTRGANFPQLGEFRKQRDXIALLFAPDGCVTMSRRKQSKPQHFNSDEPTSSQNGILHNGXTREDGSETKRRRSEETRVCVKCCAEFFDETEFLEHENTCTKRQQVVIMKGGDGSEVPPEFSKQSPGDYLADRSDGQSTSNSQSKHSVVSDELIEGKGLDQDELSNQEQEMSASPDMSFMPSSKLHDSNVTLESMAATKVAVTQHSSNLKSPSQQPHQDTFLVIPMILEQLVSLQQQQLQQIQLTEQIRLQVAMMAPQSLHSAVASAVDPLKALGAHLSQQLSAAAALIGKRTGSQSLSLEALKRATLPQSSTIPTSLAGGLSSMPLKADLKGLPDLANCLPTLLPQSPGVIGLQSPFNALAIGMDPSKKATSKVPGMPIEPKNGSCENLLKHKCKYCGKMFGNDSALQIHLRSHTGERPFKCNICGNRFTTKGNLKVHFQRHKDKYPHIKMNPHPVPEHLDNVSTNSSIPYGMTVPIEENGFADNKSVLGLPSVLPGFKHSFDISMGGDLYSQRPSSSGSDGASISSGMFGQEMIGLDQNKDSLDALAGFHHINGNGLPGENGSGTAKLQQMVDCLEKRTNDPNECVICHRVLSCQSSLKMHYRTHTGERPYKCKICGRAFSTKGNLKAHYGVHRANTPLKMQHSCPICHKKFTNAVVLQQHIRMHMGGQIPNTPLPENHFERTEALDASLTDEKNMDSNGHEESMEEQDLDLDNQEKMNTSTEPKLAAKEDPSFQGPLSMFTGIAALENHMKSLTSALNLQRQSSTASESDSGLKDSGSGEVDNKNGCSPAVSDTVSFHSLSPVAGSLSNGQSKSPESTHPENGLQARPDADGGPQDFSENNGALDLTSSFTPKPIKEEPGLSFSHGEYGSSHLPFMRVPPSLVKLEMQIPPESLMGAQSLYSSQLPQGATTPPGTSSAPRRSAKQHLCNVCGKNFSSASALQIHERTHTGEKPFACTICGRAFTTKGNLKVHVGTHMWNNSARRGQRLSLDNPMALMAMGPESKMIPEMLHPPKDLIPPINFDPSVWNQYAAAFTNGLTMKTNEISVIQNGGIPLPGSLAGGPLVGSTGGITKIESSQSGIAATVAELEKNGSESVAKFPYFMEEGKVN; from the exons ATGCGCATTTCTACTCGAGGGGCTAATTTCCCCCAACTTGGTGAATTTCGAAAGCAGAGGGACTAAATAGCCTTACTATTTGCCCCTGATGGTTGC GTTACCATGTCGCGGCGCAAGCAATCCAAACCACAGCATTTCAATTCAGACGAGCCCACCTCGTCTCAAAATG GAATATTGCACAACG AAACCCGAGAGGACGGCAGTGAGACCAAGAGGAGACGATCAGAAGAGACTAGGGTTTGTGTCAAATGTTGTGCAGAGTTCTTCGATGAGACTGAATTTCTCGAACATGAGAACACGTGCACTAAGAGACAGCAGGTAGTTATCATGAAGGGTGGCGATGGGAGTGAGGTCCCCCCTGAATTCTCCAAGCAGTCTCCAGGCGATTATCTGGCCGACCGTAGTGATGGTCAGTCTACCAGTAATTCCCAATCAAAACACAGCGTTGTGTCCGATGAATTGATTGAAGGCAAGGGTCTGGACCAGGATGAGCTCTCGAATCAAGAACAAGAGATGTCTGCTagtccagacatgagcttcatGCCATCTTCCAAATTGCATGACTCTAATGTTACCCTAGAGTCCATGGCTGCAACCAAAGTCGCTGTTACTCAACATTCGTCCAATCTTAAGTCCCCATCCCAACAGCCACACCAAGATACATTTCTTGTCATCCCCATGATCTTGGAACAGTTGGTGAGCCTCCAACAGCAACAACTGCAGCAGATCCAGCTAACTGAGCAAATACGCCTTCAAGTGGCCATGATGGCACCTCAGAGTCTCCACTCTGCTGTGGCTTCAGCTGTCGATCCTCTGAAAGCACTGGGTGCACATCTCTCGCAGCAGCTCTCGGCCGCAGCTGCCCTGATTGGCAAACGAACAGGCTCACAGAGCTTGTCCTTGGAGGCCCTGAAACGAGCCACGCTACCTCAATCCAGTACCATCCCCACATCCCTTGCTGGAGGTTTGAGCTCCATGCCCTTAAAGGCAGATTTGAAAGGGCTCCCTGATCTAGCTAACTGCCTTCCAACGCTGCTTCCCCAATCTCCAGGGGTCATTGGATTACAGAGTCCCTTCAATGCCCTTGCGATAGGCATGGATCCCTCTAAAAAGGCAACAAGTAAGGTTCCTGGGATGCCGATTGAGCCTAAGAACGGATCTTGTGAAAACCTGCTCAAGCACAAATGTAAATACTGTGGGAAAATGTTTGGAAATGACAGTGCTCTTCAAATCCACTTGCGCTCGCACACTGGTGAAAGACCCTTCAAATGTAACATATGTGGAAATCGTTTTACTACCAAAGGAAACCTCAAAGTGCATTTCCAGAGACACAAGGACAAGTACCCGCACATTAAGATGAATCCACATCCTGTACCAGAACACCTGGACAATGTCTCTACGAACAGCAGCATCCCTTATGGAATGACTGTACCCATTGAGGAAAATGGATTTGCTGACAATAAATCTGTGCTTGGTCTCCCATCAGTGCTCCCGGGATTCAAACACTCATTTGATATTTCAATGGGTGGGGACCTCTATTCTCAGAGGCCCTCCTCATCTGGCAGTGATGGTGCATCCATTTCTTCTGGGATGTTTGGTCAGGAGATGATCGGACTGGATCAAAACAAGGATTCTTTGGATGCTCTAGCTGGCTTCCACCACATTAATGGTAACGGCCTACCTGGTGAAAATGGCTCTGGTACCGCAAAACTACAGCAAATGGTGGATTGCTTGGAGAAGAGAACAAATGACCCCAACGAGTGCGTGATCTGCCATAGAGTGCTGAGCTGCCAAAGTTCCCTAAAAATGCATTACCGCACACACACCGGTGAGCGACCGTACAAATGCAAAATTTGTGGTAGGGCTTTCTCCACTAAGGGCAACCTCAAAGCACATTATGGTGTTCACAGGGCCAACACTCCATTGAAGATGCAACACTCTTGCCCAATTTGTCACAAGAAGTTCACAAATGCAGTAGTCCTACAGCAGCATATCCGTATGCACATGGGAGGCCAGATTCCCAACACCCCTCTGCCTGAGAATCATTTTGAAAGAACTGAAGCTTTGGATGCTAGCTTGACTGATGAGAAGAAC ATGGATTCCAATGGGCATGAGGAAAGTATGGAGGAACAAGACTTGGATTTGGACAATCAGGAGAAGATGAACACCTCTACAGAGCCAAAGCTGGCTGCAAAAGAGGATCCGTCTTTCCAAGGTCCACTATCTATGTTTACAGGTATTGCTGCCCTGGAGAACCATATGAAAAGCCTCACGTCTGCTCTGAACCTACAACGACAAAGCAGCACTGCTTCTGAGAGTGACAGTGGGCTGAAAGATTCAGGTTCTGGAGAAGTGGATAACAAGAATGGCTGCAGTCCAGCGGTGTCTGATACAGTGTCTTTTCACTCTTTGTCCCCTGTTGCTGGTTCCCTGAGTAATGGGCAGTCCAAATCTCCAGAATCCACACACCCTGAGAATGGACTTCAAGCTAGGCCAGATGCTGATGGTGGACCGCAAGATTTTAGTGAAAACAATGGAGCACTGGACTTGACATCCAGTTTTACTCCAAAACCAATCAAAGAGGAGCCAGGCTTATCCTTTTCCCATGGAGAATATG gTTCTAGTCACTTACCATTCATGAGGGTGCCTCCTAGTCTGGTTAAACTGGAGATGCAGATCCCTCCTGAAAGTCTCATGGGTGCCCAAAGCCTGTACAGCTCCCAACTGCCTCAAGGGGCCACCACTCCTCCTGGTACTTCTAGTGCTCCACGTCGGTCTGCCAAGCAACATCTCTGCAACGTCTGTGGGAAGAACTTTTCATCTGCCAGTGCCCTGCAGATCCATGAACGCACTCACACAGGAGAAAAGCCATTTGCTTGCACAATTTGTGGCAGGGCTTTCACTACAAAGGGCAATCTAAAG GTACACGTTGGTACTCATATGTGGAATAATTCGGCAAGGCGAGGTCAGCGTTTATCATTGGATAACCCAATGGCTTTGATGGCCATGGGTCCTGAGTCCAAAATGATTCCAGAAATGTTGCATCCCCCAAAGGACTTAATTCCTCCAATTAATTTTGACCCATCGGTATGGAACCAGTATGCTGCTGCCTTCACAAATGGGCTGACCATGAAGACTAATGAGATTTCGGTCATCCAAAATGGTGGCATTCCTCTCCCAGGAAGTCTTGCTGGAGGCCCTTTGGTGGGCTCTACTGGGGGAATTACGAAGATTGAGTCCTCCCAGTCTGGCATTGCTGCCACAGTTGCTGAATTGGAAAAAAATGGCTCTGAAAGTGTAGCAAAGTTTCCCTATTTTATGGAGGAGGGTAAAGTGAATTAG